A single genomic interval of Prochlorococcus marinus XMU1406 harbors:
- a CDS encoding phosphoribosyltransferase, whose product MISYFTWSEFDKSVEEIADKCRFKEFSGIYGVPRGGLCLAVALSHKLKIELISKPIKNSLIVDDVYETGLTLTTFKDIEGAVFFVLFSKIKPTWWNTVFISKKSQWIVFPWENTLNSKSDHEEYIKKRGLS is encoded by the coding sequence ATGATAAGTTATTTTACTTGGAGCGAATTTGATAAGAGCGTAGAAGAAATAGCTGATAAATGTAGGTTTAAGGAGTTTTCTGGCATTTATGGAGTTCCTCGGGGTGGATTATGTCTTGCTGTAGCACTTAGCCATAAATTAAAAATTGAATTAATTTCAAAACCAATAAAAAATTCACTAATAGTAGATGATGTTTATGAAACAGGCCTTACATTAACGACCTTCAAAGATATTGAAGGAGCAGTGTTTTTTGTATTATTTAGCAAGATTAAACCTACATGGTGGAATACAGTATTTATATCAAAAAAAAGCCAATGGATAGTTTTCCCTTGGGAAAATACTTTAAATTCAAAAAGTGACCACGAAGAGTACATCAAAAAAAGAGGTTTGAGTTGA
- a CDS encoding nucleoside 2-deoxyribosyltransferase has product MRRKLYLANPYGFSKQTKTLLHEFIEIFNDLNVEVFEPFERAKPLTEQESEWAYDVARSNFHDLKECDCIFAIVNGNPPDEGVMVELGIAIALKKEIFLFRDDFRNCSDSDQYPLNLMLFLGLPKDDWEKYYFESLQDIKSNKKRFVDWAKK; this is encoded by the coding sequence TTGAGAAGGAAATTATATTTGGCAAATCCATATGGATTTTCAAAACAAACTAAAACTCTCTTACATGAATTTATTGAAATCTTCAATGATTTAAATGTAGAAGTATTTGAACCTTTTGAGAGAGCAAAACCACTAACAGAACAAGAAAGTGAATGGGCATATGACGTTGCAAGAAGTAATTTCCATGATTTAAAAGAATGTGATTGTATTTTTGCGATTGTTAATGGAAATCCACCAGATGAAGGAGTAATGGTTGAATTGGGTATCGCAATTGCTCTAAAAAAGGAAATCTTTTTATTCAGAGATGATTTTAGAAATTGTTCCGATAGCGATCAATACCCATTAAATCTAATGTTATTTCTTGGACTGCCTAAAGATGATTGGGAAAAGTATTATTTTGAATCATTACAAGATATAAAAAGTAATAAAAAAAGATTTGTTGATTGGGCAAAAAAATAA
- the rpsU gene encoding 30S ribosomal protein S21: protein MTQVTVGENEGIESALRRFKRQVSKSGIFADLKRLRHHETPIEKYKRKLQQRRKARRR, encoded by the coding sequence TTGACACAGGTAACAGTTGGAGAGAACGAGGGAATTGAGTCAGCCCTTAGGAGATTTAAAAGACAAGTATCTAAATCTGGAATTTTTGCAGATTTAAAAAGACTTAGGCATCACGAAACTCCTATTGAAAAATACAAAAGAAAGTTACAACAGAGAAGAAAAGCAAGAAGAAGATAA
- a CDS encoding helix-hairpin-helix domain-containing protein: MISKFLSKLKSILFKSEVTPETPLKKEKKAAKSAKTKTKTKTKTKAVNSKKNIETLTTLPGVGAKSAKALYEAGFKTTKAVIAADEKDLLAVSGVGINLVKKLKKLK, encoded by the coding sequence ATGATTTCTAAATTTCTCAGCAAACTAAAATCAATTTTATTTAAAAGTGAAGTAACTCCTGAAACTCCTTTAAAGAAAGAAAAAAAAGCAGCAAAGTCTGCAAAAACAAAAACAAAAACAAAAACAAAAACCAAAGCGGTAAATTCTAAGAAAAATATTGAAACTTTGACTACACTTCCAGGTGTTGGAGCAAAAAGCGCAAAAGCTTTGTATGAGGCTGGATTTAAAACAACAAAGGCAGTTATCGCCGCTGATGAAAAAGATCTTCTTGCCGTGTCAGGAGTTGGAATAAATCTTGTTAAGAAGCTTAAAAAGCTTAAATAG
- a CDS encoding uridine kinase family protein yields MKLIFISGPSGSGKTTLSNQIIKKIKNGIVLSTDNYYKTGLISKLLSKFIEGFFDRSISFNNKLFKKDFDFIYKNGIAIYDRYYDFEKKTIQKILKETNNISVLIVEGIFAKEFSNTLNNKDYYFLEIKTKKNECMKRVVQRDIKERGKDKKQAENDFLKSWDIYYEKFKPNRIKNNTNKFIIKKNTDLDHILKKLFN; encoded by the coding sequence ATGAAGCTTATATTTATAAGTGGACCTTCTGGGAGCGGTAAAACAACTTTATCAAATCAAATAATAAAAAAAATTAAAAATGGTATTGTTTTAAGTACCGACAATTACTATAAGACAGGGTTAATAAGTAAATTACTATCAAAATTTATAGAAGGTTTTTTTGATAGAAGTATTAGTTTTAATAACAAACTATTCAAAAAAGATTTTGATTTTATTTATAAGAATGGAATTGCAATTTATGATCGCTATTATGATTTCGAAAAGAAAACAATTCAAAAGATCTTAAAAGAAACAAATAATATTAGTGTTTTAATAGTTGAAGGTATTTTTGCTAAAGAATTCTCAAACACTTTAAATAATAAAGATTATTATTTTTTAGAAATAAAAACTAAAAAAAATGAGTGCATGAAAAGAGTTGTACAAAGAGATATAAAAGAAAGGGGGAAGGATAAAAAACAAGCTGAAAATGATTTCTTAAAATCTTGGGACATTTATTACGAAAAATTCAAGCCTAATAGAATAAAAAACAATACAAATAAATTCATTATTAAAAAAAACACTGATCTAGATCACATTCTGAAAAAATTATTTAATTAA
- a CDS encoding NAD(P)-binding protein — protein sequence MKSDFTYDLLIIGGGISACVFASKYLKNNITKKVALIEIGRGLGGRSSTRISKRYKGWELNHGSPNFNISNSKNNLLLKNYIDELLENKCIKIDDSEIFFLNENSNLESTKKSEFSCGVNYLSLDSMSELSNKIIESNNLKGKIDFFFETLIVDLKFNDQEWVLTSKNGDKFKSKYLICSTNLLLHKRSLKILNINQIPLRKAIPINYDKKIDLLLNFLEEQTFIPRLTFLIYTKANYSYKDFYSKKQRYFYLNNNLEKKYRFERIIFQLQDNNKLGIVVHSKNIELINSYLNAKDEEVFKQKIITNFNKLFEDNSVVNKLTFDEKISIMKWRASQPSGIAIPLSLQLSRKYRIGFCGDWFKGEGFGRIEGSILSALLLEKKIKELIK from the coding sequence ATGAAAAGTGATTTTACCTATGACTTATTAATAATAGGTGGCGGTATTTCTGCGTGTGTTTTCGCTTCTAAGTATCTGAAAAATAATATTACAAAAAAAGTTGCATTAATTGAAATTGGTCGTGGACTTGGAGGGAGATCAAGTACAAGAATAAGCAAAAGATATAAAGGATGGGAACTAAACCATGGTTCTCCAAATTTTAATATTTCTAACAGTAAAAATAATCTTCTATTAAAAAATTATATTGATGAATTATTGGAAAATAAATGTATAAAAATTGACGATTCAGAAATATTTTTTTTAAATGAAAATTCTAATTTAGAATCCACAAAAAAATCTGAATTTTCTTGCGGAGTTAATTATCTATCTTTAGATTCCATGAGTGAATTATCGAATAAGATTATTGAGTCAAATAATTTAAAAGGTAAAATTGATTTTTTCTTTGAAACTTTAATAGTTGATTTGAAGTTTAATGATCAGGAATGGGTACTAACATCAAAAAATGGTGACAAATTCAAGTCTAAATATCTTATTTGTTCAACTAATTTGTTGCTACATAAAAGATCATTGAAAATATTAAACATAAATCAAATTCCCTTAAGAAAAGCTATTCCTATAAATTATGATAAAAAAATAGATTTACTATTAAATTTTTTAGAAGAACAAACATTTATTCCTAGGTTAACTTTTTTAATTTATACAAAAGCAAATTATAGTTATAAAGATTTTTATTCTAAAAAACAAAGGTATTTTTATTTAAACAATAATTTAGAAAAAAAATATCGATTTGAAAGAATTATTTTTCAGCTTCAAGATAATAACAAATTAGGAATTGTAGTACATTCAAAAAATATAGAGTTAATTAATTCTTATCTAAATGCAAAAGATGAAGAGGTTTTTAAACAAAAAATAATTACAAATTTCAATAAACTGTTTGAAGATAATTCTGTAGTAAATAAATTAACTTTTGATGAAAAAATATCTATTATGAAATGGAGAGCTTCACAGCCTTCTGGCATTGCAATCCCATTATCTTTACAACTTAGTAGAAAATATAGAATTGGATTTTGCGGAGACTGGTTTAAAGGAGAGGGATTTGGCAGAATTGAAGGCTCAATTTTAAGCGCTTTATTATTAGAGAAAAAAATTAAAGAATTAATTAAATAA
- a CDS encoding peptidase E, whose translation MPSKNIVAIGGGGFGRSLGSLEIEKYIVSLSNKKRSKICFIPTASGDSSLYKLNFYRAFSKLDCITSHIDFFSRTENLEEKVLTQDIIYVGGGNTKSMLAVWKEWNLHKILRNAYEKGIVMSGVSAGAICWFDKGITDSYAKQLAIIDCLGIVEGIACPHFDEEKEREPYVNDIIQRKIIESCICIEGNCALHIKNDFDYSSIDFGNGRNCFRVTRENNIIKKEIL comes from the coding sequence ATGCCTAGTAAAAATATAGTCGCAATTGGGGGAGGTGGGTTTGGACGTTCATTAGGCTCTCTTGAAATTGAAAAATATATAGTTTCTTTAAGTAATAAAAAAAGATCTAAAATTTGCTTTATTCCAACAGCATCTGGCGATAGTAGTTTGTACAAACTAAATTTTTATAGAGCGTTTTCTAAACTTGATTGTATAACAAGCCATATTGATTTCTTCTCTAGAACAGAAAACTTAGAAGAGAAAGTTTTAACTCAAGACATCATTTATGTTGGCGGAGGAAATACAAAAAGTATGTTAGCTGTTTGGAAAGAATGGAATTTACATAAAATTTTGCGAAATGCTTATGAAAAAGGAATTGTAATGAGTGGTGTAAGTGCTGGGGCTATTTGTTGGTTTGATAAAGGAATAACTGATTCTTATGCTAAACAATTAGCCATAATTGATTGCTTAGGCATAGTTGAAGGTATTGCCTGCCCGCATTTCGATGAAGAGAAAGAGAGGGAACCTTACGTTAATGATATTATTCAGAGGAAAATTATTGAATCTTGTATATGTATTGAGGGCAATTGCGCCTTGCATATAAAAAATGATTTTGATTATTCCTCAATTGATTTTGGTAATGGTAGAAACTGTTTTAGAGTCACTAGGGAAAATAATATTATAAAGAAAGAAATTCTTTGA
- a CDS encoding GNAT family N-acetyltransferase: MNLRQITIKDQLELKKVYFDSIQSLDEKIYSQEQKRAWSSQAWDNPNFDKSIIKGKGWLISKQGIIIAFAIRYPTDRIALFYCKGKFQRKGCGSKLLYKLEDEAKKEGLDSLYTEASLISYELFLKNEWKLIRKEKVIINNIFFERYKMTKIIKTN; this comes from the coding sequence ATGAATTTAAGACAAATTACCATTAAAGATCAACTGGAATTAAAGAAGGTTTATTTTGATTCAATTCAATCTTTAGATGAAAAAATTTATAGTCAAGAACAAAAAAGAGCCTGGTCAAGCCAAGCCTGGGATAACCCAAATTTTGATAAATCAATAATTAAAGGAAAAGGTTGGCTTATAAGTAAACAAGGAATTATTATTGCTTTTGCTATAAGATATCCCACCGATAGAATTGCGTTATTTTACTGTAAAGGTAAATTCCAAAGAAAAGGTTGCGGCTCTAAGTTACTTTATAAATTAGAAGATGAAGCTAAGAAAGAAGGTTTAGATTCTCTTTATACTGAAGCGAGCTTAATAAGTTATGAATTATTTCTTAAAAATGAATGGAAACTTATACGTAAAGAAAAAGTTATTATAAATAACATTTTTTTTGAAAGATATAAAATGACTAAAATTATAAAAACTAATTAA
- a CDS encoding DUF3303 domain-containing protein gives MQLFLADCQFPDIENQVKAYQLFVEAWENGEIAKSDKTDKFEMLFRVHAPGEGRVVCLCKAQSDKEIFEHFAPWRAKFGIHMEFTPVISCQNVVDYHKNLFETLG, from the coding sequence ATGCAATTATTTCTTGCTGACTGCCAATTCCCAGATATTGAGAATCAAGTTAAAGCTTATCAATTATTTGTAGAAGCTTGGGAAAACGGTGAAATTGCAAAATCAGATAAAACAGACAAATTTGAGATGTTATTTAGAGTTCATGCTCCAGGAGAGGGTAGAGTAGTTTGTTTATGTAAGGCACAGAGTGATAAAGAAATTTTTGAGCATTTTGCTCCATGGAGAGCCAAATTTGGCATACATATGGAATTTACACCTGTAATAAGTTGTCAAAATGTTGTTGATTACCATAAAAATCTGTTCGAAACTTTAGGGTAA
- a CDS encoding DCC1-like thiol-disulfide oxidoreductase family protein, with protein sequence MTFNYTFIYDGECPFCNHFAELLEIKSKITNIKILDGRKNLTLIKSLLDKGYDLDKGAILLKDEDIFHGADAINTICKQINNPSSSLLLLLSRVFKSNKRTNLIFPLLVRARRLALISKGISIALV encoded by the coding sequence ATGACTTTCAACTATACCTTTATTTATGATGGAGAATGCCCATTCTGCAATCATTTTGCTGAGCTCTTAGAAATCAAAAGCAAGATAACTAATATTAAAATTCTTGATGGCCGTAAAAATTTAACTCTAATTAAATCCCTCTTAGACAAAGGTTATGACCTTGATAAAGGAGCTATTCTCCTAAAGGATGAAGATATCTTTCATGGGGCAGATGCAATTAATACTATTTGCAAGCAGATAAATAATCCCTCCAGTAGTTTACTTTTGTTACTTTCTAGAGTGTTTAAATCAAATAAAAGAACAAATTTGATATTTCCTTTACTAGTTAGAGCCAGAAGATTAGCATTAATATCAAAAGGTATATCAATAGCTCTCGTTTAA
- a CDS encoding MBL fold metallo-hydrolase, producing the protein MTFEATYLGSNGWLIKFIKTNLIIDPWLKGDLIFPPGEWFFKGSLEEEISIDKKIDIILLTQGLPDHCHVPTLEMFRKDIPIICPKSAVETLEKIGFSSIKMLKPTEKTTQFNLSFEASAGAPVPQIENGYIIKDDQENGFYIEPHGYLDENLNKQNLDAVITPTKNLELPLVGSFVKGADVIPKLINKFNPKYILSSTVGGDAKYSGFLNKFISVQDYEEELNCNLVDLKSMQSIMI; encoded by the coding sequence ATGACTTTTGAAGCGACCTACCTTGGTTCAAATGGTTGGCTTATAAAATTTATAAAAACCAATTTAATTATTGATCCTTGGCTCAAAGGAGATTTAATATTTCCTCCAGGGGAGTGGTTTTTTAAAGGATCATTAGAAGAAGAAATCTCAATAGATAAAAAAATAGATATTATTTTATTAACCCAAGGATTACCTGACCACTGTCATGTTCCAACATTAGAAATGTTCAGAAAGGATATTCCTATAATTTGCCCTAAAAGTGCTGTTGAAACATTAGAAAAAATTGGTTTTAGTTCAATTAAAATGCTTAAGCCAACTGAAAAGACTACTCAATTTAATTTAAGTTTTGAAGCTTCTGCTGGGGCTCCAGTACCACAAATAGAAAACGGATATATTATCAAAGACGATCAAGAGAATGGGTTTTATATAGAGCCCCATGGATATCTTGATGAAAATTTAAACAAACAAAATCTTGATGCAGTTATTACTCCTACGAAAAATTTAGAATTACCTCTAGTTGGTTCTTTTGTAAAAGGTGCTGATGTAATACCTAAATTGATTAACAAATTCAATCCAAAATATATACTTTCAAGTACCGTGGGCGGTGATGCAAAATATTCAGGCTTTTTAAATAAATTTATTTCAGTTCAGGATTATGAAGAGGAATTAAATTGTAATCTTGTAGATCTAAAGAGTATGCAATCTATTATGATTTAA